The nucleotide sequence CTTTAGTGAAACACGACGAAAATCATCCTATAGAGAGAGTGGGAAAACGCTTGCGTAGTATGATGTCCTGGATCAGTGCCAGTAAGATTGTGGATAGAGACGAGGCTTAATGAGGACAGGGGAGCAGCATGTTTTTGCAGTTGAAGGAATACCTATTGTTATAGGAGAACTGCTTTTATTTGTTGTGCTGCTCTTGCTTCACTGGTATATAGTCGCCGGGATTTGGATTATAATAGTTTTGTTTAGCTTCTATTTTTTCCGTAATCCGAAAAGGAATGCGCCTGACGAGAAGGGTTTAATAGTTTCTCCTGCTGATGGTATAGTGGTAGATATCTCAAGAGCAGAAGAGCGTTTTTTCCTAAAGGAAAAGGTTTCAAGGGTGAGTGTTTTTATGTCTTTGTTTGATGTGCATGTGAACAGGTTTCCTGTGGAAGGAGAGGTTGTTGACACTCATTATAATAAGGGTAAATTCTATCCGGCAAACAGAGAAAAATCATCACTCTTGAATGAACAAAATGGTGTTTTCATTAAAACTAAATCTGGAAAGAGATTGGTGGTAGTTCAAATTGCAGGAATAATTGCCCGTCGTATTGTATGTTATGCAAAAAAGGGTAGTATTTTTAGAAAAGGCGAGATATTTGGATTGATTATGTTTGGCTCGCGGCTGGATGTATACACGCCTTGTTCAATGAAGCTGAATGTAAAGTTAGGTGAAAGAGTAAAGGCAGGAGAAACGGTGATAGGGGTGTTTGATGAGTAAGAGAAACATTTATATTTTGCCAAATCTATTTACCACCGCAAGTATCGTTACCGGTTTTTATTCAATGCTCTTTGCAGTAAGAGAGAATTTTATCTTAGCGGGGTGGTTTATTGTTTTGGCTGTTGTATTTGATAGTTTAGATGGAACTGTGGCTCGTCTCACTCACTCTCAGAGTACATTCGGCATGGAGTATGATTCATTATCCGATTTGGTGTCCTTTGGAGTGGCACCGGCATTTATCAGTTATATGTGGTATTTGCGATATTTAGATGAAGTGGGTATCTTTTTGTGCATTGCCTATCTTTTAATGGGGGCATTGAGGTTGGCACGATTTAATGTCCAGAATAAGAGGATTAGTTTTGTTGGTTTGCCTATCCCTGCGGCGGCAATGATGGTTATAAGCACGATGCTCATAGCCATTAAACTTAATATACACATTTTCGAGGGTTTCCTTTTCGTTATTTTATTTGCCGCAGTTTCTTTTCTTATGATAAGTAATGTAAGATATAAAGGTTTTAAACATATAAACCTAGGTGACTTCAAGTGGTGGAAGACAGTGGGGCTGATACCTATTTTTGTGGTTTTTTTATGGAAACCTTATTTTGTGTTGTTTTTGCTTTCTATAGTCTATATATTTTCTGGGCCTGTGGAATGTATGGTAAAAGTTAGTAAGAGAAAGTTGTTTAGAAGGAGGGAAGATGGAAAACAGAAAGATAATAATTTTTGATACTACCTTAAGAGACGGTGAACAGTCGCCCGGGGCAAGTATGAATATAGAGGAAAAGTTACTTATGGCAGAGCAGTTGCAGAAGTTAAATGTGGATGTGATTGAGGCAGGATTTGCTGCTTCCTCACCTGGTGATTTTGAATCGGTGAATCGTGTGGCTCAGAAGATAAAGGGTCCAACCATTGCCAGTTTGGCAAGGGCGGTGAAGGGTGATATTGAACAAGCAGGAGAAGCGTTGAAACCAGCAGAAAAAAGAAGAATTCATACCTTTATTGCTACCTCTCCCATTCATGTGGAAAAGAAGTTGCATATGGCATATGATCAGGTGATAGATCAGGCAGTAGATGCTGTAAAGCTTGCGAAAAATTATACCGACGATATAGAATTTTCTCCAGAGGATGCAACGAGAAGTGATCGAGACTATCTGTGCCGTATTTTAGAGGCGGTTATAAAAAATGGAGCAACGACGGTTAATATACCAGATACGGTAGGTTATACGGCACCCCAGGAATACTATGAGCTTATTAAATATCTTATGAATAATGTGTCCAATATCGACAAAGCTATAATAAGTCTTCATTGTCACGACGATTTGGGTATGGCTGTTGCAAATTCTCTTTCCGGAGTTTTAGCCGGGGCGGGTCAGGTGGAATGTACGATAAACGGGATAGGAGAAAGAGCAGGTAATGCCTCTCTGGAAGAAGTAGTTATGGCTATAAAAACACGGAAAGATTTTTTTAAGGTCTACACGGATGTAAATGCAAAGGAAATCTATAGAGCTAGTAGGTTACTCACAAAACTTACAGGTTTGGTGGTGCAGAGAAATAAGGCAATCGTGGGAGAAAATGCCTTTGCCCATGAGGCAGGTATTCATCAGGATGGAATGATCAAAGAGCGTATGACTTATGAAATTATGAAGCCGGAAGATATAGGATTAAGCGAGAGCAGATTAGTTTTGGGCAAGCATTCTGGTAAAAGAGGTTTAGGGAAGCGGTTGGCTGAATTGGGATTTAACCTTTCACCGGAAGAACTTTTCCGTGTATTTGAGAAATTTAAGCTTTTGGCAGATAAAAAGAAAGAGGTGTATGATGAGGATATTATTGCCTTAATGGACGAGGAGGTATCTCCTTCTCCTGATGTCTATAGTTTAGAGTCTCTGCAGGTGATCAGTGGGACTACTACTATACCTACAGCAACGGTAGTTTTGAG is from Deltaproteobacteria bacterium and encodes:
- a CDS encoding phosphatidylserine decarboxylase family protein, which gives rise to MRTGEQHVFAVEGIPIVIGELLLFVVLLLLHWYIVAGIWIIIVLFSFYFFRNPKRNAPDEKGLIVSPADGIVVDISRAEERFFLKEKVSRVSVFMSLFDVHVNRFPVEGEVVDTHYNKGKFYPANREKSSLLNEQNGVFIKTKSGKRLVVVQIAGIIARRIVCYAKKGSIFRKGEIFGLIMFGSRLDVYTPCSMKLNVKLGERVKAGETVIGVFDE
- the pssA gene encoding CDP-diacylglycerol--serine O-phosphatidyltransferase: MSKRNIYILPNLFTTASIVTGFYSMLFAVRENFILAGWFIVLAVVFDSLDGTVARLTHSQSTFGMEYDSLSDLVSFGVAPAFISYMWYLRYLDEVGIFLCIAYLLMGALRLARFNVQNKRISFVGLPIPAAAMMVISTMLIAIKLNIHIFEGFLFVILFAAVSFLMISNVRYKGFKHINLGDFKWWKTVGLIPIFVVFLWKPYFVLFLLSIVYIFSGPVECMVKVSKRKLFRRREDGKQKDNNF
- a CDS encoding 2-isopropylmalate synthase, which codes for MENRKIIIFDTTLRDGEQSPGASMNIEEKLLMAEQLQKLNVDVIEAGFAASSPGDFESVNRVAQKIKGPTIASLARAVKGDIEQAGEALKPAEKRRIHTFIATSPIHVEKKLHMAYDQVIDQAVDAVKLAKNYTDDIEFSPEDATRSDRDYLCRILEAVIKNGATTVNIPDTVGYTAPQEYYELIKYLMNNVSNIDKAIISLHCHDDLGMAVANSLSGVLAGAGQVECTINGIGERAGNASLEEVVMAIKTRKDFFKVYTDVNAKEIYRASRLLTKLTGLVVQRNKAIVGENAFAHEAGIHQDGMIKERMTYEIMKPEDIGLSESRLVLGKHSGKRGLGKRLAELGFNLSPEELFRVFEKFKLLADKKKEVYDEDIIALMDEEVSPSPDVYSLESLQVISGTTTIPTATVVLRKGEERMKDAASGNGPVEAIYETLERIIGLKGKLSSYRIKAITEGKDALGEVSIRVKFPDIKRDISGRGIAVDIIEASAKAYINALNKALVYKRSE